Proteins from a genomic interval of Actinoalloteichus hymeniacidonis:
- a CDS encoding YfjI family protein has protein sequence MTEPDPRPTWDEPIPLGTARGLPPFPTSALPPWVADQVLAVATETQTPPDAAGCIALACLATAAGGRAEVVARGAWREPVNLFTLVALPPGCRKSAVFRALTVPLRAAQAELIKRSRATIAEAVTARSVAIREAEALTRAASSDDPGSMAEAAQAVAAADAIPVPAEPRLIAGDITPEVASTVLADQGGRLAVLSAEGQIVANLAGRYSGKPNFDLFLQGHAGDSLEVDRRDRKEFVDKPALTLGLAVQPAVIRDLAAIHGADDKGLTARILYSIPADNVGFRKIRPPTAPAEVTEAYERLLGRLVDDLAAWDEPALLQLSADADDALADLEADTEAALAPGGAWRGMRAWAAKYVGAVLRIAGLLHLAEHTNLGNDPWREPISLDTLTSAACLGEYFAAHAKAAFDLMGADEIVDHARILLDWITRTRPVSFTKRQAHIDNRSTFPRAADLDAPLALLEEFGHIRHVPVTSTGRGRPPSPTYYTHPNHRKAPTESTENTENPD, from the coding sequence ATGACCGAACCCGATCCACGGCCCACCTGGGATGAGCCCATCCCGTTGGGAACTGCCCGGGGTCTGCCGCCGTTCCCCACCTCGGCGTTGCCGCCGTGGGTGGCAGATCAGGTGTTGGCTGTGGCCACCGAGACGCAGACTCCACCGGATGCGGCCGGGTGCATCGCACTGGCCTGTCTGGCCACGGCGGCGGGAGGTCGCGCCGAGGTTGTGGCCCGTGGTGCGTGGCGTGAGCCGGTGAACTTGTTCACCCTCGTGGCATTACCGCCCGGTTGCCGCAAGAGCGCGGTGTTTCGGGCTCTCACGGTGCCGCTACGGGCGGCACAGGCCGAGCTGATCAAACGGTCTCGCGCGACGATCGCCGAGGCTGTGACGGCACGATCCGTGGCAATCCGCGAGGCCGAGGCGCTGACTCGCGCGGCATCCAGCGATGACCCCGGATCGATGGCTGAGGCAGCCCAAGCGGTTGCCGCGGCAGATGCGATCCCCGTACCCGCCGAACCACGGCTGATCGCTGGAGACATCACACCGGAGGTCGCTTCCACCGTGCTGGCGGACCAGGGCGGCCGGTTGGCTGTGCTCTCGGCCGAGGGGCAGATCGTTGCGAACCTCGCTGGCCGCTACAGCGGAAAGCCGAACTTCGATCTGTTCCTGCAAGGCCATGCTGGTGATTCGCTTGAAGTCGATCGGCGCGACCGCAAGGAGTTCGTCGACAAACCCGCACTGACCCTCGGGCTCGCCGTGCAACCAGCGGTGATCCGAGACTTGGCGGCGATCCACGGAGCCGACGACAAGGGACTCACAGCGAGGATCTTGTACTCGATACCGGCGGACAACGTCGGATTCCGCAAGATCCGGCCGCCCACTGCGCCGGCCGAGGTCACCGAGGCCTACGAGCGGCTTCTCGGTCGGCTGGTGGACGACTTGGCCGCGTGGGACGAACCCGCCCTACTCCAGCTCAGCGCCGACGCCGACGACGCCCTCGCCGACCTGGAGGCCGACACCGAAGCCGCCCTAGCCCCGGGCGGAGCGTGGCGCGGGATGCGCGCCTGGGCAGCGAAGTATGTCGGCGCCGTGCTCCGCATCGCCGGACTGCTGCACCTAGCCGAACACACCAACCTCGGCAACGACCCATGGCGCGAACCCATCAGCCTCGACACCCTCACCTCGGCAGCCTGCCTCGGTGAGTATTTCGCCGCTCACGCCAAGGCCGCATTCGATCTCATGGGCGCCGACGAGATCGTCGACCACGCCCGCATCCTGCTCGACTGGATCACCCGCACCAGACCGGTCTCCTTCACCAAACGGCAGGCACACATCGACAACCGGTCGACCTTCCCCCGGGCCGCCGACCTGGACGCACCGTTGGCCCTGCTGGAGGAGTTCGGGCACATCCGCCACGTCCCAGTTACCTCCACCGGCCGAGGTCGACCACCTTCGCCCACCTACTACACCCATCCCAACCACCGAAAAGCCCCCACAGAAAGCACAGAAAACACAGAAAACCCCGACTAG
- a CDS encoding GntR family transcriptional regulator, producing MQHERARGTVSVHLAIADDLRDQIETGALAPGDQVPAAVDLAAKWGCSAGSARAALAVLKDEGRITGGRGTRATVRHPPERTTLSLSHKWSQIQKDLVLRPPHEREESGAIELTAGIPIAETEFSARYEVVHATEHQADVFGIELGDEVQKRSFEMVERKSGHRISWSVSYIPLYLIRSNPELLDDKNEPWPGGHQHQLYTVGVELDEFKRKLVAIQPTPGDRQKWGMDTGVAMILITTQSIDIQGRVVEYSEAVYPADRTEIEFSEPLKRWGTAAPKFQMGDN from the coding sequence ATGCAGCACGAACGCGCGCGAGGGACAGTTTCCGTGCACCTAGCTATCGCTGATGACCTACGCGATCAGATCGAAACGGGGGCTTTGGCGCCTGGCGATCAGGTCCCCGCAGCCGTAGACCTGGCTGCGAAGTGGGGCTGCTCGGCCGGGTCCGCTCGGGCAGCGCTTGCAGTCCTCAAGGATGAAGGGCGGATCACCGGGGGGCGTGGCACCCGCGCAACCGTCCGACACCCACCAGAGCGAACGACACTCTCGCTGTCGCACAAGTGGAGTCAGATCCAGAAGGACTTGGTCCTGCGCCCGCCTCACGAGCGCGAAGAAAGCGGCGCAATCGAACTCACCGCAGGGATACCGATTGCAGAAACGGAGTTTTCAGCACGGTATGAGGTCGTTCACGCCACTGAGCACCAAGCCGACGTGTTCGGCATCGAGCTGGGCGACGAGGTGCAAAAGCGCAGTTTCGAGATGGTCGAGCGGAAGTCCGGACACCGGATTTCATGGAGCGTGTCCTACATTCCGCTCTATCTAATTCGGTCAAACCCTGAACTGCTAGACGACAAGAACGAACCGTGGCCAGGCGGCCATCAACACCAGCTCTACACAGTCGGGGTAGAGCTCGACGAGTTTAAGCGTAAATTGGTCGCAATTCAGCCCACACCGGGCGACAGGCAAAAATGGGGAATGGACACCGGAGTAGCCATGATCCTCATAACCACGCAGTCCATTGACATCCAGGGGCGCGTAGTCGAGTACTCAGAAGCAGTTTACCCAGCCGACCGAACTGAAATTGAGTTCAGCGAACCCCTCAAGCGATGGGGAACCGCTGCTCCCAAGTTCCAGATGGGCGACAATTAA
- a CDS encoding RRQRL motif-containing zinc-binding protein yields the protein MNPRPRTRWTSAAHCWDETGEHHNGTPTYPWGHAPAGLVTRRQLRALGLAPGGHDPVAQMLRPRRRRPAEPLTAYLYDITTAVDKRTPTERQHVAIRAMNRAHRICITCRTDAGYRIPKTPPCEGDCIDCAGVAGRIEGYQPETDVA from the coding sequence ATGAACCCGCGACCACGAACCCGATGGACTTCCGCCGCCCACTGCTGGGACGAGACCGGCGAACACCACAACGGCACCCCGACCTACCCATGGGGACACGCACCCGCCGGACTCGTCACCCGCCGCCAACTCCGCGCCCTCGGCCTCGCACCCGGCGGACACGATCCCGTTGCCCAGATGCTCCGTCCGCGACGACGACGGCCCGCTGAACCGCTCACCGCCTACCTCTACGACATCACCACCGCCGTGGACAAACGCACACCGACCGAACGACAGCACGTTGCGATTCGCGCAATGAACAGGGCACATCGAATCTGCATCACCTGCCGAACCGATGCCGGATACCGCATCCCCAAAACGCCGCCGTGCGAAGGCGATTGCATTGACTGTGCCGGAGTGGCCGGACGCATCGAGGGATACCAGCCCGAAACCGACGTTGCCTAA
- a CDS encoding GGDEF domain-containing protein, whose product MFSLLIRSGRLRRLVDEHAALRREVRTDPLTGLPNRRALNEVAAEPRGRLGVLLLDLDQFKAINDSHGHRVGDELLCAVSDRLRHLTHHAETPFRLHGDEFAVYLGEGVDAGSAAVRAREISTALADAPFDLESGLRVWVGASVGAAVGECGDLGGVLAQADAHMYRVKHARKADRATVAALPITGSSPTARTHRDGAADRDGEAA is encoded by the coding sequence ATGTTCTCACTACTCATCCGGTCCGGTCGACTCCGCCGCCTGGTCGACGAGCACGCCGCGCTGCGCCGCGAGGTGCGTACCGACCCGCTCACGGGCTTGCCCAACCGCCGGGCGCTCAACGAGGTGGCCGCCGAGCCCCGAGGGCGTCTCGGCGTGCTGCTGCTCGACCTCGACCAGTTCAAAGCGATCAACGACAGCCACGGTCACCGTGTCGGAGATGAGCTGTTGTGCGCGGTCTCCGACCGACTCCGCCACCTCACGCACCACGCTGAGACACCCTTTCGATTGCATGGCGATGAGTTCGCCGTGTACCTCGGGGAAGGCGTCGACGCCGGGTCAGCAGCCGTGCGAGCGCGCGAGATCAGCACCGCACTGGCCGATGCGCCGTTCGACCTCGAATCCGGCCTGCGGGTGTGGGTCGGTGCCTCGGTGGGCGCTGCCGTCGGCGAGTGCGGCGACCTCGGCGGCGTGCTGGCCCAGGCCGACGCGCACATGTACCGGGTCAAGCACGCCCGTAAGGCCGACCGCGCCACGGTCGCGGCACTGCCGATCACCGGGTCGTCCCCGACCGCACGGACTCACCGAGACGGTGCCGCCGACCGCGATGGCGAGGCCGCCTGA
- a CDS encoding DUF6284 family protein produces MSLMDDWVEPSVDDLAAIEAESGLISAGVAVVDAESAYLRSGDEITARRLAKARATELSEELLVQRRRTLAHTASAVSRAGQVIPLIRRNASAVASGAA; encoded by the coding sequence ATGAGTTTGATGGATGACTGGGTTGAGCCGTCGGTTGACGATTTGGCTGCGATCGAGGCGGAGTCGGGTCTGATCTCGGCTGGTGTCGCGGTCGTTGATGCCGAGAGCGCCTATTTGCGGTCTGGCGACGAGATCACCGCCCGCCGGTTGGCGAAGGCTCGCGCTACGGAGCTCTCCGAAGAGCTCTTGGTGCAGCGGCGTCGGACCCTCGCGCACACCGCTTCTGCGGTGTCGCGGGCTGGTCAGGTCATTCCGCTGATACGTCGGAACGCTTCGGCGGTTGCAAGTGGTGCGGCATGA
- a CDS encoding helix-turn-helix transcriptional regulator — MPKRTGRFLTVAEFCADLGISRSTFYEWRAKHRCPPCRKLPNGALRIERQAYEAWLESLPVDQVAA, encoded by the coding sequence ATGCCGAAGCGAACTGGACGGTTCCTGACCGTTGCCGAGTTCTGTGCTGATCTCGGGATCAGCAGATCAACCTTCTACGAATGGAGGGCTAAGCACCGGTGCCCCCCATGTCGGAAGCTTCCGAACGGTGCTCTGAGGATCGAACGTCAGGCATATGAAGCATGGCTGGAATCGCTGCCCGTGGACCAGGTGGCGGCCTGA
- a CDS encoding bifunctional DNA primase/polymerase, which produces MTGDIRSALRSAATSAAERFGPVFPLRAPKARHAKRPAWGLHADRDCDGTGYCRTGHLGWEDLATADTERVARCWSNFCRLGSGVHNIGLPCGLSGLLVVDCDMPKGPDDRPEGRWTREGVGSGLDMLTALAQEVGEQPPLPGDTFTVRTPSGGTHLYYRMPSGVRLGNTASALGWRIDTRGWGGYVAAPGSMVTDTTGTRRYEVEADVPILDLPAWITRRLADRPRETLSAAPQMATDRLDRYVVAAVRGECARVAEAPPGAHAMTLFTAAMALGRLAPSLPPGTAHSALTTAAAGYLDSGCDCTTREIDRNIRNGLTRATVRTSR; this is translated from the coding sequence ATGACCGGTGACATCCGCTCGGCCCTCCGCTCCGCCGCGACGAGCGCGGCGGAGCGGTTCGGGCCGGTGTTCCCACTGCGGGCGCCGAAAGCGCGCCACGCGAAACGCCCGGCGTGGGGTCTGCACGCGGACCGGGATTGTGACGGCACGGGGTATTGCCGAACAGGCCACCTCGGGTGGGAAGACCTGGCCACGGCCGATACGGAGCGCGTCGCCCGGTGTTGGTCGAACTTCTGCCGCCTGGGCTCCGGTGTGCACAACATCGGGTTGCCGTGCGGGTTGAGCGGTCTGTTGGTGGTTGATTGCGACATGCCCAAAGGTCCCGATGATCGGCCGGAAGGACGCTGGACCCGGGAGGGGGTGGGGTCGGGGCTGGACATGCTCACGGCCCTGGCCCAGGAGGTCGGTGAGCAACCGCCGTTGCCGGGGGACACGTTCACCGTGCGGACGCCCTCGGGTGGAACGCACCTGTACTACCGGATGCCGTCCGGGGTGCGGCTCGGGAACACAGCGAGCGCCCTCGGGTGGCGGATCGACACCCGAGGGTGGGGTGGCTACGTCGCCGCTCCCGGGTCGATGGTCACCGACACCACCGGAACCCGCCGGTACGAAGTCGAGGCCGATGTCCCGATCCTCGACTTGCCCGCATGGATCACCCGGCGGCTGGCTGATCGGCCCCGAGAGACGCTCTCAGCGGCTCCTCAGATGGCCACAGACCGGCTTGACCGGTACGTGGTCGCCGCCGTCCGAGGTGAGTGCGCACGGGTTGCAGAAGCACCACCAGGTGCTCACGCCATGACCCTGTTCACCGCAGCGATGGCACTCGGCCGACTCGCGCCTTCCCTCCCCCCGGGTACAGCTCACTCCGCCCTCACCACGGCCGCCGCCGGGTACCTCGACAGCGGCTGTGACTGCACCACTCGTGAGATCGACCGAAACATCCGCAACGGACTCACCCGAGCGACTGTGAGGACATCCCGATGA
- a CDS encoding NUDIX domain-containing protein yields MSIATLTADAVVLVTEPATHSTSVLLIMRKKAPYQHRWALPGGHVNEGEDTLAAAYRELAEETGIALPAGSLRPVGVYAEPDRDPRGRVVSFAAVTVIPERVEPVAADDALAAQWVHVDDALGHGLAFDHARILTDAIHSLI; encoded by the coding sequence ATGAGCATCGCTACGTTGACAGCGGACGCTGTCGTTCTGGTCACGGAGCCCGCCACTCACTCGACGAGCGTCCTGCTGATCATGCGCAAGAAGGCCCCGTATCAGCATCGTTGGGCGTTGCCCGGTGGCCACGTCAACGAGGGCGAGGACACCCTGGCGGCGGCATACCGCGAGTTGGCCGAGGAGACCGGTATTGCGCTACCTGCCGGATCGCTGCGCCCGGTGGGCGTCTACGCCGAGCCCGACCGCGACCCACGGGGCCGAGTGGTGTCCTTCGCCGCCGTCACGGTGATTCCCGAGCGGGTCGAACCAGTCGCCGCCGATGACGCCCTGGCTGCGCAATGGGTCCACGTCGACGACGCCCTCGGCCACGGCCTGGCCTTCGACCACGCCCGCATCCTCACCGACGCCATCCACTCGCTTATCTGA